One Ricinus communis isolate WT05 ecotype wild-type chromosome 2, ASM1957865v1, whole genome shotgun sequence DNA segment encodes these proteins:
- the LOC8274126 gene encoding esterase has product MEFPNPGKPIIILSFLCLLSITYASRNCEFSAIFNFGDSNSDTGGLAAAFTPPNSPYGQTYFHMPAGRYSDGRLIIDFIAKSFNLPYLSAYLNSLGTNFKHGANFATAASTIRLPTSIIPNGGFSPFYLDVQYQQFVQFIYRSKMIREKQLIHDKDYFGRALYTFDIGQNDLGAGFFGNLSVEEVNASVPDIVNSFSVNVKNIYKLGARSFWIHNTGPIGCLAYILENFPLAEKDSAGCAKAYNEVAQYFNFKLKETIAQLRKDLPSAAITHVDIYSVKYSLFNEPKKYGFELPLVGCCGYGGIYNFSDVAGCGDRVIVNGSQIIVDSSCDRPSVRVEWDGIHYTEAANRFIFNQISTGAFSDPPIPLKMACHKNTTVVDY; this is encoded by the exons ATGGAGTTTCCTAACCCCGGCAAGCCTATCATCATACTCTCTTTCTTGTGCCTGCTTTCCATAACTTATGCTTCACGGAACTGTGAGTTCTCAGCGATCTTTAACTTCGGAGACTCGAATTCCGATACTGGAGGATTGGCTGCTGCCTTCACTCCTCCCAACTCTCCTTATGGACAGACATACTTTCACATGCCAGCCGGAAGATACTCCGATGGAAGGCtcataattgattttatag CCAAGAGTTTCAATCTGCCGTATCTAAGCGCATATCTTAATTCCTTGGGAACCAATTTCAAACATGGCGCAAATTTTGCCACAGCAGCATCCACAATTAGACTACCTACTAGTATTATTCCGAACGGTGGATTTAGTCCATTCTACCTTGATGTGCAATACCAGCAATTCGTGCAATTCATATATAGATCAAAGATGATCAGGGAAAAAC AACTGATACATGATAAAGATTATTTCGGAAGGGCTTTATACACATTTGATATTGGTCAAAATGATCTTGGCGCTGGATTTTTTGGCAACTTGTCCGTGGAAGAAGTGAATGCCTCTGTCCCTGATATTGTCAATAGCTTCTCCGTGAATGTTAAG AACATTTATAAATTGGGAGCTAGGTCATTTTGGATACATAACACGGGGCCAATTGGTTGTCTAGCTTATATCTTGGAAAATTTTCCTTTAGCAGAGAAAGACAGCGCCGGTTGTGCAAAAGCTTATAATGAAGTAGCTcagtattttaatttcaagCTGAAGGAGACCATAGCTCAACTCAGGAAAGATTTGCCTTCAGCTGCAATTACACATGTTGACATCTATTCTGTGAAGTATTCCTTATTCAATGAACCCAAAAAATATG GCTTCGAGCTTCCACTTGTGGGGTGTTGTGGGTATGGAGGAATATACAACTTCAGCGATGTTGCTGGATGTGGAGATAGAGTTATAGTAAATGGTAGCCAAATAATTGTGGATTCATCATGCGATCGACCCTCAGTTCGAGTAGAATGGGATGGAATTCATTATACTGAAGCTGCCAACAGGTTTATTTTCAATCAAATTTCTACTGGAGCATTCTCTGATCCACCTATCCCCCTGAAAATGGCATGCCACAAAAACACTACTGTTGTTGATTATTAA
- the LOC8274128 gene encoding serine/threonine-protein kinase MPS1 isoform X3, translating into MDREANLPKNNIARPILNSDSTSSSSSSFSSSSSPPEFLRHVQAAFKRHRALGTMQTNSLMPRRILVPQRDTSQTSAASSDVYPKKFHDVINPSSQVQSRKDSSSTIMHTKNPVIAVVRETPEDASITPPPISATTITKTFGESFNVQRDQSKSAIECKENNPIPASFSHVESQHVDSKRKVQFSIANNATSQEMEWDASNPVEALNVINEESKHRNFQNVDSDVCLRSDGAGSLLAKRTMAVQDQLHQLRNFLSQPVTQSSVIGTSCATTTSVHSTSAPILNSTTYCSCSHPEGGTHAAVEPAVEPLGDLNASSQHASQKNMEQLSNPSLRDTSGMLIDQTSIAAQPSTSVINAQIKEHPVPRENEGRLAKGTDIPKNPSYVCEKPTKERVSADDVTDVQPQDPSSKNPPSDVKLESSKPEKQEKVTGGKGASVPRKKNYDPDLFFKVNGKLYQRLGKIGSGGSSEVHKVISSDCTIYALKKIKLKGRDYATAYGFCQEILYLNKLKGKNNIIQLIDYEVTDKSLLREVMNESMSNKDGRVKDDGYIYMVLEYGEIDLAHMLSQKWKEMDSAYQTIDENWLRFYWQQILQAVNTIHEERIVHSDLKPANFLLVKGSLKLIDFGIAKAIMSDTTNIQRDSQVGTLSYMSPEAFMCNECDANGNTIKCGRPSDIWSLGCILYQMVYGRTPFAEYKTFWAKFKVITDPNHEITYESVPNPWLLDLMKKCLAWDRSERWRIPQLLQHPFLVPPIPTQLSIPKEEDCKLLQLVAEACADNQEASKLWYDIRQLLKDPIASLTSQSLTSQNQQCKLLSQMSMLCFQLRECLSKLERE; encoded by the exons ATGGACAGGGAGGCTAACCTTCCGAAGAATAATATTGCACGTCCGATCCTCAACTCTGACTCGACGTcgtcttcttcatcttctttctcttcctcCTCCTCCCCGCCGGAATTTCTCCGGCATGTTCAGGCCGCCTTCAAGCGCCACCGCGCCCTAG GTACCATGCAGACAAATAGTCTAATGCCTAGGCGGATATTGGTTCCGCAACGTGATACATCTCAAACTAGCGCAGCTTCTTCTGATGTTTATCCCAAGAAGTTTCATGATGTCATCAATCCATCAAGTCAGGTTCAATCTAGAAAAGATTCAAGTTCAACTATTATGCACACCAAGAATCCAGTAATTGCTGTTGTTCGGGAAACTCCAGAAGATGCATCAATTACTCCTCCTCCTATCTCAGCCACCACCATCACTAAGACCTTTGGAGAAAGTTTTAACGTCCAGAGAGATCAATCTAAATCAGCTATTGAATGCAAAGAGAACAATCCAATCCCAGCGTCCTTTTCACATGTAGAGTCTCAACATGTTGACAGCAAGAGAAAGGTCCAATTCTCAATAGCAAACAATGCTACTTCCCAGG AAATGGAATGGGACGCAAGCAATCCAGTTGAGGCATTAAATGTTATCAATGAGGAATCAAAGCATCGGAATTTTCAGAACGTGGATTCTGATGTTTGTTTGAGGTCTGATGGTGCAGGATCTTTATTGGCAAAAAGAACAATGGCAGTTCAGGACCAACTGCACCAATTACGAAACTTTTTAAGCCAACCTGTTACTCAATCTTCAGTTATTGGCACATCATGTGCCACCACAACATCTGTCCATTCTACTTCAGCACCCATACTAAACTCAACAACCTACTGCTCTTGTTCACATCCAGAAGGTGGAACTCATGCGGCAGTAGAACCAGCGGTTGAGCCACTGGGAGATTTAAATGCAAGTTCTCAGCATGCAAGTCAAAAAAATATGGAGCAGCTGTCTAATCCTTCACTGAGGGACACAAGTGGGATGCTAATTGACCAGACATCTATTGCGGCCCAACCTTCTACATCCGTTATAAATGCTCAAATTAAGGAACATCCTGTGCCTAGAGAAAATGAAGGCCGTCTGGCTAAGGGAACTGACATTCCCAAGAATCCTTCTTATGTTTGTGAAAAGCCAACTAAAGAGCGAGTATCAGCAGATGATGTTACTGATGTACAGCCTCAGGATCCATCATCCAAAAACCCACCTTCAGATGTAAAGTTGGAGTCTTCTAAAccagaaaaacaagaaaaggtTACAGGTGGTAAAGGTGCTTCAGTGCCTCGtaaaaagaattatgatcCTGACTTGTTCTTTAAAGTTAATGGAAAGCTCTATCAAAGGCTTGGTAAGATAGGCAGCGGAGGAAGCAGTGAGGTCCACAAAGTCATTTCTTCTGACTGTACAATCTATGCACTCAAGAAAATCAAGCTCAAGGGTCGTGACTATGCAACTGCATATGGTTTTTGTCAGGAGATCTTGTACCTCAACaaattgaagggaaagaacaACATTATACAGTTGATAGACTATGAG GTGACAGACAAAAGTTTGCTCCGTGAAGTGATGAATGAATCCATGAGTAATAAGGATGGGAGAGTTAAGGATGATGGTTACATATACATGGTCCTTGAATATGGGGAAATTGATTTGGCTCATATGCTGTCGCAGAAATGGAAGGAAATGGATAGCGCCTATCAGACCATAGACGAGAATTGGCTCAGATTTTACTGGCAG cAAATACTTCAGGCTGTCAACACCATACATGAGGAACGCATAGTGCACTCTGACCTGAAGCCAGctaattttcttcttgtcAAAGGTTCTCTGAAGTTGATTGATTTTGGTATCGCTAAAGCCATAATGAGTGATACAACCAACATCCAAAGGGATTCACAG GTGGGTACACTAAGTTACATGTCTCCTGAGGCTTTCATGTGCAATGAGTGTGATGCAAATGGAAACACCATAAAGTGTGGTCGGCCATCAGACATTTGGTCGCTTGGCTGCATACTTTACCAAATGGTATACGGGAGAACCCCTTTTGCTGAGTACAAGACTTTCTGGGCAAAGTTCAAAGTTATAACAGATCCAAACCATGAAATAACTTATGAATCAGTTCCCAACCCATGGCTTCTTGATCTTATGAAAAAATGTCTAGCCTGGGATCGCAGTGAAAGATGGAGAATTCCTCAACTTCTCCAACACCCTTTTCTCGTTCCTCCAATCCCTACCCAACTATCCATTCCTAAAGAGGAAGACTGTAAGCTGCTTCAACTTGTTGCTGAAGCTTGTGCTGATAATCAGGAAGCTTCTAAGCTCTGGTATGACATACGACAACTACTTAAGGATCCAATTGCATCTCTAACATCTCAGTCATTAACATCACAAAACCAGCAGTGTAAGTTGTTGTCCCAAATGTCTATGCTTTGCTTTCAACTGAGGGAATGTCTGTCAAAGTTGGAGAGGGAATAG
- the LOC8274128 gene encoding serine/threonine-protein kinase MPS1 isoform X1, whose product MDREANLPKNNIARPILNSDSTSSSSSSFSSSSSPPEFLRHVQAAFKRHRALGTMQTNSLMPRRILVPQRDTSQTSAASSDVYPKKFHDVINPSSQVQSRKDSSSTIMHTKNPVIAVVRETPEDASITPPPISATTITKTFGESFNVQRDQSKSAIECKENNPIPASFSHVESQHVDSKRKVQFSIANNATSQGADHQMATGLENLSSYMSSLALTEMEWDASNPVEALNVINEESKHRNFQNVDSDVCLRSDGAGSLLAKRTMAVQDQLHQLRNFLSQPVTQSSVIGTSCATTTSVHSTSAPILNSTTYCSCSHPEGGTHAAVEPAVEPLGDLNASSQHASQKNMEQLSNPSLRDTSGMLIDQTSIAAQPSTSVINAQIKEHPVPRENEGRLAKGTDIPKNPSYVCEKPTKERVSADDVTDVQPQDPSSKNPPSDVKLESSKPEKQEKVTGGKGASVPRKKNYDPDLFFKVNGKLYQRLGKIGSGGSSEVHKVISSDCTIYALKKIKLKGRDYATAYGFCQEILYLNKLKGKNNIIQLIDYEVTDKSLLREVMNESMSNKDGRVKDDGYIYMVLEYGEIDLAHMLSQKWKEMDSAYQTIDENWLRFYWQQILQAVNTIHEERIVHSDLKPANFLLVKGSLKLIDFGIAKAIMSDTTNIQRDSQVGTLSYMSPEAFMCNECDANGNTIKCGRPSDIWSLGCILYQMVYGRTPFAEYKTFWAKFKVITDPNHEITYESVPNPWLLDLMKKCLAWDRSERWRIPQLLQHPFLVPPIPTQLSIPKEEDCKLLQLVAEACADNQEASKLWYDIRQLLKDPIASLTSQSLTSQNQQCKLLSQMSMLCFQLRECLSKLERE is encoded by the exons ATGGACAGGGAGGCTAACCTTCCGAAGAATAATATTGCACGTCCGATCCTCAACTCTGACTCGACGTcgtcttcttcatcttctttctcttcctcCTCCTCCCCGCCGGAATTTCTCCGGCATGTTCAGGCCGCCTTCAAGCGCCACCGCGCCCTAG GTACCATGCAGACAAATAGTCTAATGCCTAGGCGGATATTGGTTCCGCAACGTGATACATCTCAAACTAGCGCAGCTTCTTCTGATGTTTATCCCAAGAAGTTTCATGATGTCATCAATCCATCAAGTCAGGTTCAATCTAGAAAAGATTCAAGTTCAACTATTATGCACACCAAGAATCCAGTAATTGCTGTTGTTCGGGAAACTCCAGAAGATGCATCAATTACTCCTCCTCCTATCTCAGCCACCACCATCACTAAGACCTTTGGAGAAAGTTTTAACGTCCAGAGAGATCAATCTAAATCAGCTATTGAATGCAAAGAGAACAATCCAATCCCAGCGTCCTTTTCACATGTAGAGTCTCAACATGTTGACAGCAAGAGAAAGGTCCAATTCTCAATAGCAAACAATGCTACTTCCCAGG GGGCCGATCATCAAATGGCCACTGGATTGGAGAACTTATCTTCTTATATGAGTTCACTTGCATTGACAGAAATGGAATGGGACGCAAGCAATCCAGTTGAGGCATTAAATGTTATCAATGAGGAATCAAAGCATCGGAATTTTCAGAACGTGGATTCTGATGTTTGTTTGAGGTCTGATGGTGCAGGATCTTTATTGGCAAAAAGAACAATGGCAGTTCAGGACCAACTGCACCAATTACGAAACTTTTTAAGCCAACCTGTTACTCAATCTTCAGTTATTGGCACATCATGTGCCACCACAACATCTGTCCATTCTACTTCAGCACCCATACTAAACTCAACAACCTACTGCTCTTGTTCACATCCAGAAGGTGGAACTCATGCGGCAGTAGAACCAGCGGTTGAGCCACTGGGAGATTTAAATGCAAGTTCTCAGCATGCAAGTCAAAAAAATATGGAGCAGCTGTCTAATCCTTCACTGAGGGACACAAGTGGGATGCTAATTGACCAGACATCTATTGCGGCCCAACCTTCTACATCCGTTATAAATGCTCAAATTAAGGAACATCCTGTGCCTAGAGAAAATGAAGGCCGTCTGGCTAAGGGAACTGACATTCCCAAGAATCCTTCTTATGTTTGTGAAAAGCCAACTAAAGAGCGAGTATCAGCAGATGATGTTACTGATGTACAGCCTCAGGATCCATCATCCAAAAACCCACCTTCAGATGTAAAGTTGGAGTCTTCTAAAccagaaaaacaagaaaaggtTACAGGTGGTAAAGGTGCTTCAGTGCCTCGtaaaaagaattatgatcCTGACTTGTTCTTTAAAGTTAATGGAAAGCTCTATCAAAGGCTTGGTAAGATAGGCAGCGGAGGAAGCAGTGAGGTCCACAAAGTCATTTCTTCTGACTGTACAATCTATGCACTCAAGAAAATCAAGCTCAAGGGTCGTGACTATGCAACTGCATATGGTTTTTGTCAGGAGATCTTGTACCTCAACaaattgaagggaaagaacaACATTATACAGTTGATAGACTATGAG GTGACAGACAAAAGTTTGCTCCGTGAAGTGATGAATGAATCCATGAGTAATAAGGATGGGAGAGTTAAGGATGATGGTTACATATACATGGTCCTTGAATATGGGGAAATTGATTTGGCTCATATGCTGTCGCAGAAATGGAAGGAAATGGATAGCGCCTATCAGACCATAGACGAGAATTGGCTCAGATTTTACTGGCAG cAAATACTTCAGGCTGTCAACACCATACATGAGGAACGCATAGTGCACTCTGACCTGAAGCCAGctaattttcttcttgtcAAAGGTTCTCTGAAGTTGATTGATTTTGGTATCGCTAAAGCCATAATGAGTGATACAACCAACATCCAAAGGGATTCACAG GTGGGTACACTAAGTTACATGTCTCCTGAGGCTTTCATGTGCAATGAGTGTGATGCAAATGGAAACACCATAAAGTGTGGTCGGCCATCAGACATTTGGTCGCTTGGCTGCATACTTTACCAAATGGTATACGGGAGAACCCCTTTTGCTGAGTACAAGACTTTCTGGGCAAAGTTCAAAGTTATAACAGATCCAAACCATGAAATAACTTATGAATCAGTTCCCAACCCATGGCTTCTTGATCTTATGAAAAAATGTCTAGCCTGGGATCGCAGTGAAAGATGGAGAATTCCTCAACTTCTCCAACACCCTTTTCTCGTTCCTCCAATCCCTACCCAACTATCCATTCCTAAAGAGGAAGACTGTAAGCTGCTTCAACTTGTTGCTGAAGCTTGTGCTGATAATCAGGAAGCTTCTAAGCTCTGGTATGACATACGACAACTACTTAAGGATCCAATTGCATCTCTAACATCTCAGTCATTAACATCACAAAACCAGCAGTGTAAGTTGTTGTCCCAAATGTCTATGCTTTGCTTTCAACTGAGGGAATGTCTGTCAAAGTTGGAGAGGGAATAG
- the LOC8274127 gene encoding probable basic-leucine zipper transcription factor R, whose product MAKPKHSRKPTKDINQNQHKKTEKPPSWIVVRGLFPCKDLQTHQQQQQKQQQQQQQLKQEQQQQQKQEHQQHKKEKKHHQNREQASEESSKKCKKIKCSGSLCSNTKVMHRPETASPELQRKRASMALTSSSNGASSRSMKAPLSEISNGVLSSTNSSLSASSNSSSMSNAGSFRGMPFRRFSGCYECRMVVDPVLGFTRDPSLRSSICSCPDCGEIFVKAENLELHQAVRHAVSELGPEDTSKNIVEIIFQSSWLKKQAPVCQIDRILKVHNTQRTISKFEEYRDSIKAKATKLPKKYPRCIADGNELLRFYCTSFTCSLGLNGSNNLCNSIPHCNVCSIIKSGFKESSTGVVNGNGILTTATSGKAHDEAAISEDKSDGNSERRAMLVCRVIAGRVKKSMEGNMEEYDSVAGAVGVYSNLDELYVFNPKAILPCFVVIYSGF is encoded by the exons ATGGCTAAACCTAAACATTCAAGAAAACCCACGAAGGACATTAACCAAAACCAGCacaagaaaacagaaaaaccACCTTCATGGATAGTTGTAAGAGGCCTTTTTCCCTGCAAGGACCTGCAGACACACCAGCAGCAGCAACAAAagcaacagcagcagcagcagcagctaAAGCAAGAACAGCAACAGCAACAAAAGCAAGAACATCAGCAGCacaagaaggagaagaaacaTCATCAAAATCGAGAACAAGCCTCGGAGGAATCCAGCaagaaatgcaagaaaattaaGTGTTCAGGTTCACTCTGCAGCAACACAAAGGTCATGCATAGGCCTGAAACAGCTTCCCCTGAACTCCAAAGGAAGAGGGCTTCAATGGCCTTAACTAGTAGTAGCAATGGTGCCTCAAGCAGATCCATGAAGGCTCCTTTAAGTGAAATTAGTAATGGGGTTCTTTCCTCTACTAATTCTTCATTGTCTGCATCTTCTAATTCTTCCTCCATGAGCAATGCTGGTTCTTTTAGAGGAATGCCTTTCAGGAGATTCTCTGGATGCTATGAGTGTAGAATGGTGGTAGATCCTGTTCTTGGATTTACTAGAGACCCTTCTTTGAGAAGTAGCATTTGTTCTTGCCCTGACTGTGGTGAGATCTTTGTGAAAGCTGAAAATCTAGAGCTTCATCAGGCTGTTAGACATGCAG TATCTGAACTAGGTCCAGAAGACACAAGCAAGAACATAGTGGAAATCATATTCCAATCAAGCTGGCTAAAGAAACAAGCCCCTGTTTGCCAAATTGACAGAATCCTCAAAGTCCATAACACACAAAGAACCATCTCCAAATTTGAAGAGTACAGGGACTCCATCAAAGCCAAAGCCACCAAGCTCCCAAAAAAATACCCACGTTGCATAGCAGATGGCAATGAACTGCTCAGGTTTTACTGCACTAGCTTTACCTGCTCTTTAGGCCTAAACGGCTCAAACAATTTATGCAATTCAATTCCCCATTGTAACGTATGTAGCATTATCAAGAGTGggtttaaagagtcctctacaGGGGTTGTTAATGGAAATGGGATTCTGACCACAGCAACAAGTGGTAAAGCACATGACGAAGCTGCAATATCAGAGGACAAGAGTGATGGCAATAGTGAAAGGAGGGCAATGCTGGTATGCAGGGTTATAGCAGGCAGAGTTAAGAAGAGTATGGAGGGTAACATGGAGGAGTATGACTCTGTAGCTGGTGCTGTAGGAGTTTACTCTAATTTAGATGAGCTGTATGTGTTCAATCCTAAGGCCATTTTACCTTGCTTTGTTGTGATCTATAGTGGGTTTTAG
- the LOC8274128 gene encoding serine/threonine-protein kinase MPS1 isoform X2 has translation MDREANLPKNNIARPILNSDSTSSSSSSFSSSSSPPEFLRHVQAAFKRHRALGTMQTNSLMPRRILVPQRDTSQTSAASSDVYPKKFHDVINPSSQVQSRKDSSSTIMHTKNPVIAVVRETPEDASITPPPISATTITKTFGESFNVQRDQSKSAIECKENNPIPASFSHVESQHVDSKRKVQFSIANNATSQGADHQMATGLENLSSYMSSLALTEMEWDASNPVEALNVINEESKHRNFQNVDSDVCLRSDGAGSLLAKRTMAVQDQLHQLRNFLSQPVTQSSVIGTSCATTTSVHSTSAPILNSTTYCSCSHPEGGTHAAVEPAVEPLGDLNASSQHASQKNMEQLSNPSLRDTSGMLIDQTSIAAQPSTSVINAQIKEHPVPRENEGRLAKGTDIPKNPSYVCEKPTKERVSADDVTDVQPQDPSSKNPPSDVKLESSKPEKQEKVTGGKGASVPRKKNYDPDLFFKVNGKLYQRLGKIGSGGSSEVHKVISSDCTIYALKKIKLKGRDYATAYGFCQEILYLNKLKGKNNIIQLIDYEVTDKSLLREVMNESMSNKDGRVKDDGYIYMVLEYGEIDLAHMLSQKWKEMDSAYQTIDENWLRFYWQAVNTIHEERIVHSDLKPANFLLVKGSLKLIDFGIAKAIMSDTTNIQRDSQVGTLSYMSPEAFMCNECDANGNTIKCGRPSDIWSLGCILYQMVYGRTPFAEYKTFWAKFKVITDPNHEITYESVPNPWLLDLMKKCLAWDRSERWRIPQLLQHPFLVPPIPTQLSIPKEEDCKLLQLVAEACADNQEASKLWYDIRQLLKDPIASLTSQSLTSQNQQCKLLSQMSMLCFQLRECLSKLERE, from the exons ATGGACAGGGAGGCTAACCTTCCGAAGAATAATATTGCACGTCCGATCCTCAACTCTGACTCGACGTcgtcttcttcatcttctttctcttcctcCTCCTCCCCGCCGGAATTTCTCCGGCATGTTCAGGCCGCCTTCAAGCGCCACCGCGCCCTAG GTACCATGCAGACAAATAGTCTAATGCCTAGGCGGATATTGGTTCCGCAACGTGATACATCTCAAACTAGCGCAGCTTCTTCTGATGTTTATCCCAAGAAGTTTCATGATGTCATCAATCCATCAAGTCAGGTTCAATCTAGAAAAGATTCAAGTTCAACTATTATGCACACCAAGAATCCAGTAATTGCTGTTGTTCGGGAAACTCCAGAAGATGCATCAATTACTCCTCCTCCTATCTCAGCCACCACCATCACTAAGACCTTTGGAGAAAGTTTTAACGTCCAGAGAGATCAATCTAAATCAGCTATTGAATGCAAAGAGAACAATCCAATCCCAGCGTCCTTTTCACATGTAGAGTCTCAACATGTTGACAGCAAGAGAAAGGTCCAATTCTCAATAGCAAACAATGCTACTTCCCAGG GGGCCGATCATCAAATGGCCACTGGATTGGAGAACTTATCTTCTTATATGAGTTCACTTGCATTGACAGAAATGGAATGGGACGCAAGCAATCCAGTTGAGGCATTAAATGTTATCAATGAGGAATCAAAGCATCGGAATTTTCAGAACGTGGATTCTGATGTTTGTTTGAGGTCTGATGGTGCAGGATCTTTATTGGCAAAAAGAACAATGGCAGTTCAGGACCAACTGCACCAATTACGAAACTTTTTAAGCCAACCTGTTACTCAATCTTCAGTTATTGGCACATCATGTGCCACCACAACATCTGTCCATTCTACTTCAGCACCCATACTAAACTCAACAACCTACTGCTCTTGTTCACATCCAGAAGGTGGAACTCATGCGGCAGTAGAACCAGCGGTTGAGCCACTGGGAGATTTAAATGCAAGTTCTCAGCATGCAAGTCAAAAAAATATGGAGCAGCTGTCTAATCCTTCACTGAGGGACACAAGTGGGATGCTAATTGACCAGACATCTATTGCGGCCCAACCTTCTACATCCGTTATAAATGCTCAAATTAAGGAACATCCTGTGCCTAGAGAAAATGAAGGCCGTCTGGCTAAGGGAACTGACATTCCCAAGAATCCTTCTTATGTTTGTGAAAAGCCAACTAAAGAGCGAGTATCAGCAGATGATGTTACTGATGTACAGCCTCAGGATCCATCATCCAAAAACCCACCTTCAGATGTAAAGTTGGAGTCTTCTAAAccagaaaaacaagaaaaggtTACAGGTGGTAAAGGTGCTTCAGTGCCTCGtaaaaagaattatgatcCTGACTTGTTCTTTAAAGTTAATGGAAAGCTCTATCAAAGGCTTGGTAAGATAGGCAGCGGAGGAAGCAGTGAGGTCCACAAAGTCATTTCTTCTGACTGTACAATCTATGCACTCAAGAAAATCAAGCTCAAGGGTCGTGACTATGCAACTGCATATGGTTTTTGTCAGGAGATCTTGTACCTCAACaaattgaagggaaagaacaACATTATACAGTTGATAGACTATGAG GTGACAGACAAAAGTTTGCTCCGTGAAGTGATGAATGAATCCATGAGTAATAAGGATGGGAGAGTTAAGGATGATGGTTACATATACATGGTCCTTGAATATGGGGAAATTGATTTGGCTCATATGCTGTCGCAGAAATGGAAGGAAATGGATAGCGCCTATCAGACCATAGACGAGAATTGGCTCAGATTTTACTGGCAG GCTGTCAACACCATACATGAGGAACGCATAGTGCACTCTGACCTGAAGCCAGctaattttcttcttgtcAAAGGTTCTCTGAAGTTGATTGATTTTGGTATCGCTAAAGCCATAATGAGTGATACAACCAACATCCAAAGGGATTCACAG GTGGGTACACTAAGTTACATGTCTCCTGAGGCTTTCATGTGCAATGAGTGTGATGCAAATGGAAACACCATAAAGTGTGGTCGGCCATCAGACATTTGGTCGCTTGGCTGCATACTTTACCAAATGGTATACGGGAGAACCCCTTTTGCTGAGTACAAGACTTTCTGGGCAAAGTTCAAAGTTATAACAGATCCAAACCATGAAATAACTTATGAATCAGTTCCCAACCCATGGCTTCTTGATCTTATGAAAAAATGTCTAGCCTGGGATCGCAGTGAAAGATGGAGAATTCCTCAACTTCTCCAACACCCTTTTCTCGTTCCTCCAATCCCTACCCAACTATCCATTCCTAAAGAGGAAGACTGTAAGCTGCTTCAACTTGTTGCTGAAGCTTGTGCTGATAATCAGGAAGCTTCTAAGCTCTGGTATGACATACGACAACTACTTAAGGATCCAATTGCATCTCTAACATCTCAGTCATTAACATCACAAAACCAGCAGTGTAAGTTGTTGTCCCAAATGTCTATGCTTTGCTTTCAACTGAGGGAATGTCTGTCAAAGTTGGAGAGGGAATAG